The DNA sequence CGCTGGATCATCGGCGAAGCGACCCAGGCGCTGGGCATCCGGCCCGCCTCGATCCACGATCTCTACATGGCCATGGGCCGCGGCGAAATCGATCGCTGGTTCACGGTCCCGGCCATGAACCTGCGGGTCATGGCCTACGATTCGGCCCGGGCCGTCTTCCGCGCCGCCGGGGCCATCGGGGCCGGGGCGTTCATCTTCGAGATCGCCCGCTCCGAGATGGGCTATACGGATCAACGGCCTTCGGAATATGTCGCCGCCGTCTTGGCGGCGGCTATCCGGGAAGGCCACCGCGGCCCCGTCTTCATCCAGGGCGATCATTTCCAGATCTCGGCCAAGAAGTATGCCGCGGCCCCCGGGCCCGAGGTGCAGGCGGTGCGCGATCTGATCGTCGAATCGGTCGCGGCCGGGTTCTACAACATCGATATCGACACCTCGACCCTGGTCGACCTGGACAAACCCACGCTCGACGAGCAGCAACGGCTGAACTACGAGCTGTGCGGGGACTTCGTCGGATTCATCCGAAGCCACGAGCCGGCCGGGGTGACGATCTCGATCGGCGGCGAGATCGGCGAGGTCGGGCAGAAGAACAGCACGCCCGAGGACCTGGACGCCTTCATGAAGGGCTTCGAGCACCGCAAGGGCGGACGGACGGGCATCAGCAAGATCAGCATTCAGACCGGCACCAGCCACGGCGGCGTCGTCCTCCCGGACGGCACGCTGGCCAAGGTCTCGATCGACTTCGAGACGTTGCGGACCGTCAGCGAGCGGGCCCGCCATCCTTACGGCATGGGCGGCGCCGTCCAGCACGGGGCCTCTACCCTGCCGGACGCGGCTTTCCACAAGTTCGTCGAAGCGCGGACATGCGAAGTCCATCTGGCCACGGCCTTCCAGACCCTGGTCCTGGACCACCCGGCCGTGCCCGAGAGCCTCAAGGCCGAGATCGTGGAGTGGGTCAAGGTCCACGCCGCGGACGAGCGAAAAGCCAAGGACTCGGAAGCCCAGTTCATCTACAAAGCCCGCAAGAAGGCGGTCGGCCCGTTCAAAGAGAAGTTCTGGACCCTGCCGGAGACGATTCGGACCGCCATCGGGGCGGACTTGGAGAAGACGTTTGCGTTCCTCTTCGGCCAGCTTGCCGTGGCGGGGAACAAGGACGCCGTGGCCAAGTTCGTCAAGGCGCCCGAAATCCACAAACCCCGGCCGGCTGACGGGATCAAAGCCGCGGCCAAGGAAGACGTCTCGGGCCTAGCCGACTAAAAAGAGAGGGGTCAGGTCTTAAGATATGAGTTTTCTTCTATAGTGAAAGCGCCAGAAATATTAGATATCTTAAATCTTAAGACCTGACCCCTATTTGTAAGGATTGGTCGGTTTGGGATCGTCGCCCGAACCCGGCACGCGGGCGGCCCAGAGGATTCCGCGCTTGACGATCTCGAGCGCCTGCGGCACCTTGAAGTCGGCCGCGACGTGGCCCAGCGAGGTATAGAAGATCCTCCCCTGCCCGTACAACTTCTTCCAGACGACGGGCATGACCGCGCCCTTGATCCAGGGGGCGTACTGGCCGCTGAAGGTCGTCGTGGCCAGGACCTGGACGTTCGGATCGACCAGCATGTAGTACTGCTCGGACTTCATATGGAATCCGGATAGACCCTTGGTGATCGGATCGGTTTGGTTCGTGACTTCGACGTCGTAGTCGATGACCCCGCCGGGATGCGCGGCCCAGGCGCCGCCGACCATGAACTCGTATTCGGTGTTGCTGCGGAACGAATCGGCCATGCCGCCGTGCCATCCAGCCATGCCGACGCCGCTTTTCACGGCCTCCTCCAAATTCTTCTCCTGGGCACCGGTAATCGTGGCCATGGTGAAGATCTGGATGATCAGGTTCAGCCCTTTGAGCTTGGTCCCGTCGTTATAGGCATCCAGGGTGTTGGCGATCTCAACCTCGAAGCCCTGCTCCTTGAGCCAGGGGGCAAAAATGTCAGCGCACTGTTTCGGCTCGTGGCCATCCCAGCCGCCCCAGACGATCAGGACCTTCTTGCCCGCGCCGGGGAGCGTTTGCGGCGTGAAGGGGGCTGCGGTCAGGACCGCGACGGCGAGAAAAACGATGGCCATAACAACCGATTTAATGATCTGATTTCGGGACATATCAAGCTCCTTAGGAGAGGGGTCGGGTCTCAACATTCGACATTTCGCGCTTCAACCACAAATCGCATGCCTCTCACGAATTCGAGAATATTCCGGCTCCAAGGGCGGGTCCATCATTCGAGAAATGTTGAATGTTGAGACCTGACCCCTTCAGAGACCTCTTATCCAGATATTGCGGAAGCGGACTGGGTTGCCGTGATCCTGCAGGGCGAGCGGCAGGTGATCGGCATGGGACTCATAGGGCGGCCGGGCCTTGTGCGCGGTCGGCCCCGTTAGTTCCTGATCGTTGTGGACGAGAATCCCGTTATGGAACACGGTCATCCTCGCGGGGCTCGCGAGTTTGCCGGCCTTGTCGAAGCGAGGCGCGATGAAAACGATGTCGTAGCTCTGCCATTCGCCCGGCTTGCGGCAGGCGTTGACGAGCGGCGGGTACTGGCCGTAGAGGGACGCGGTCATCCCGTCGGCATAGGTCTTGTTTTGGAAGCAATCCAAAACCTGAACCTCGTAGATCCCCATCAGGAAGACGCCGCTGTTGCCGCGGCCCTGGCTGTCCCCCACCACCTCGGCCGGCGAGGCCCACTCGACGTGAAGCTGGCAGTCGCCGAACCGGGATCGGGTCCTGATCTCGCCGGCGCCCTTAGTCACTTCCATGTACCCGTTCTCGATTTTCCACTTGGCCGGCTCGCCTTTGGCCGTCGTCCACTGCGACAAGCTCTTGCCGTCGAACAGGACGATCGCATCCGAGGGCGCGGGCGCCGAAGGGCCCGCCGGCCCCGGGTCGACGACCGGGGGCATCGGCCTCGTCTCGTCATGGACGCCCCACTTCTGAAGCTCCGCGGCGCGCGGATTGGATTGCCCCGCAAAAAGCGCGGCCAGCCCGGCCAACCCCAGAATCGGCAAAACGGCGAACACGGTTAAAATTGTCTTCTTCACCCTCTCCTCCTGGCGCACGGCCGGCACATCCGGCCTCAACTTCGGCAAATGAAACGGGGGCCGCGGCCGACCGCGCCCCCCATTGCAAACAAGCTCAGAGAGACCAGCCGGCCCGGTAAGTCTTGTGGACGAACGGGTTGGCCTCGGGCAGGTTCGGGAACTCCATTTTGATGGGATCCCACTCAAGGATCGTCTTGGTGTCCTTGAACCGCAGGGCGACGACACCCAGCAGCATGACCTCGGTCAACGCCCCCGAATAGGCCGGGATGTCCGTGGTCGATTTCTTGCCGGCCTTGATGGCGGCGACCCATTCTTCCATGATGCCGGGAGAGCGCGGGATGGTTTTATCCGGCCGCTTGTAGTCCTGCATCAGCTTCTCGGGCAGGATGCGGGGGTTGTCGCCGTAGGTCGAGCACATGATCATGCCCTTGGAGCCGACGAAAAGCACGCCGCCGCCGTCGTCGCCCATCATCCGGCCCGTCTCCAGGATCGCGGGCCGCGGCGGGGTCAGACCGCCGTCGTACCAGATCATCTTGACCGGGACCATTTTGCCCCGGGCCGGGAAGGTGTAGGAAACGATTTCGGCCAGCGGGTAGGAGTCCTTGTTGTACTTCGTCGAGCTGGCCTGAACGGTCGTCGGGTGGCCGAGCTGCAAAGCCCAGAACGGCTGGTCGATGAGATGCGCGCCCATGTCGCCCAGGGCGCCGGTGCCGTAATCCCACCAACCGCGCCAGACAAAGTGGCTGAAGGCGGGATGGTAGGGCCGCCAGGGGGCGGGGCCCAGCCAAACGTCATAGTCCAGGTTAGGCGGGACCGAGGGGATCTCCTTGGGCGCATCGACGCCCTGCGGCCAAATCGGGCGATTCGTCCAGACGTGGACTTCGGACACGTCGCCGATGGCCCCGTCGGCGATCCATTCGCAGATCAGCCGCGCCCCTTCCTTGGAGTGGCCCTGGTTGCCCATCTGCGTGACGAGATTGCGCTTTTTGGCTTCCTCGGCCAGCATCCGGGCTTCCTTGATGGTGTGGGTCAGCGGCTTCTGGATGAAGACGTGCTTGCCCATCTTCATGGCCGCCATGGCTACGATGGCGTGGTTGTGGTCGGGGGTCGATACCGTGACGGCGTCGATGTCCTTGACCTGATCCAGCATCTTGCGCCAGTCGCGAAACTTGGCCGCCTTCTCGTACATGGCCTTCCGCTCGGGCGTGTGCTGATCCGAGGTCAAGAACGCAGCCATCTTTTCGTCGTCGACGTCGCACAGGGCAACGATGTTCTCGGTGCTGGCCGCCTGCACGTCCGAGAAGCCTTTGCCTCCCACCGCGACACCGGCGATGTTCAGCTTGTCGCTCGGAGCCGTATAGCCCTTGCCGCCGATGACATGGCGCGGCACGACCATCACGCCGGCGGCCGCGGCGGCCGCCGTTCCCAGGAATTCACGGCGCGTTGTCATGAGTCTCCTCCCTCGGGGATATGAATGCGATTCCGTTCGCAGGGTTTTACTATATTGCGGAGGCCCCCCCGCGTCAACAAGGGGGGGGACGAACCCACGCGGCCTCGGTGCAGCTTGCTTTCGGCTCGCAGCCGGGCATATCATTCCCGACCGTCGGGGAATGAAGCCTATCGGCTTCGGGAGATTTAGCCATGTCCAAAAAAACGCTCGTCGTCGCCGGCTTGGCGGCCATCGCCGCCCTCACGCTCGTCACCGGATGCGGCCCGGCCGCAAAATCCGACGGGAGCCTCGAGCAGGGCTTCGCCGCGCCGCCGCCCGCCGCCCGCCCCTGGGTCTATTGGTTCTGGCTGAACGGCAACATCACCCGCCAGGGCATCACCACCGACCTCGAGGCGATGAAGCGGGCCGGCATCGGCGGGGTTCTGATCATGGAAGTGGACCAAGGCGCCCCCCGGGGCCCCATCGCCTTCGGCTGCCCCGCCTGGCGCGAGCTCTTCAGGTTCGTCTGCGCCGAGGCGGAGCGGCTCGGCCTCGAAGTCAACATGAACAACGACGCCGGCTGGTGCGGCAGCGGCGGACCGTGGATGACACCCGAGCTGTCCGCGCAGAAAGTCGTCTGGACGGAGACCGCCGTCGCCGGGCCCAAGCGCTTCGAGGGCCTCCTCCCAGCTCCCGAGAAGGTGGCAGGCTACTACCGGGACATCCGGGTGCTGGCGTTTCCCGCCCTGCCCGCCGGCACGGATCGCATCGACGGCATCCGGTACAAGATCATGGAATTGCCGACGGACTTCCATTACGGGGGCCGATCGAGTCTTCTCCCCACCCGAGCCGCCTGGCCCGAGCCGCCGGCCGGAGAGATGATCGCCCGCGACAAGATCATCGATGTGACGGATCGAATGGACGGCGCCGGGAAGCTTGTCTGGGATGCTCCCGAGGGAGCCTGGACCGTCCTACGCTTCGGCTACACACCGACGGGCAAGGAGAACGGGCCGGCCCCCGATTCGGGCCGCGGGCTCGATTGCGACAAGATGAGCAAGGAAGCCGTCGAGACCCATTTCGCGGGCTTCCTAGGCCCCTTGATCGACGCCGTCGGCGCCCGGGCCGGAAAGACCTTCGTCTCCGTGCACATCGACAGCTGGGAGACGAACACCCAGAACTGGACCAAGGATTTCGCCCAGGAGTTCCGCCGCCTTCGCGGCTATGACCCCCTACCATTCCTGCCGGTTCTGACCGGTCGCATCGTAGGCGGCCTGGCCGTCTCCGAGAGATTCCTTTGGGACTTCCGGCAGACGATCTCCGAGCTGGTGCTGGACCGCTACGCCGGCCGGATGCGGGAGCTGGCCGCCGCGCGCGGCCTGCGCCTCTCGATCGAAGCCTACACGACCTGCCCCACGGACGAGCTGGCCTACGCCGGGCGGGCGGACGAGCCGATGGGCGAGTTCTGGCCGCTCTGGTTCTGGGACGGCAAGCCGTATGGATTCGGCTTCACCTGCACCGAGATGGCCTCCTCGGCCCACGTCTACGGCAAGAATATCGTCGGGGCCGAAGCCTTCACTTCGCAGGACGAGGAGCGCTGGCGCCTTCATCCAGCGCTGATCAAGGAGATCGGGGACTGGGCCTTCTGCGAGGGGATCAACCGCTTCGTCTTCCACCGTTTCGCCATGCAGCCCTGGCCGGGCGTCCGGCCGGGCATGGCCATGGGGCCCTGGGGCTTGCATTACGAAGGGACCCAGAGCTGGTGGAACCTCTCGTCCGCCTGGCATGAGTATCTGTCCAGATGCCAATACCTTCTTCGACAAGGGCTTTTCACGGCCGACGTCTGCTACCTGACCCCGGAAGGCTCGCCCATTTCCATCGGCCTGCAGAAGCGTTTCTTCGCCCTCTCGTCGGACAATCGAGACGAGCCCCGCGACCGGACGGGCTACAACTACGACTTATGCCCGCCTGAGGCCCTCTTGACGCGAATGTCGGTCAAGGACGGCCGCCTAGTCCTGCCGGACGGGATGAGCTACCGATTATTGGTTCTGCCCCAAGTCGAAACCATGACCGTTCCCCTGCTCAAGAAGATCAAGGAACTGGTCGAGGCGGGGGCGACGGTCGTCGGTCCGAAGCCGGTGAATTCGCCCGGACTGGGCGGATACCCCGCCTGCGACACGGAGATTCGAAGCCTGGCCGATGCCCTTTGGGGCACGGGAGACGCCCCGGCCCAATTGGCCGAGCGGAAGCTGGGACGGGGGCGCGTCTTCTGGTCGGCCGACATCCAAGCCAAAGCCTCGCCTACGCCGTCCCCCCGCGAAGTCCTGGGCCCGGCCCGCTGGATCTGGTATCCCGAAGGGAACCCCGCCGTGGCCGTTCCGCCGGGCCGTCGATCCTTCCAGCGTGAATTCGCGCTTGAGGAAGGCAAGACGATCGCTTCGGCCCGCCTGATGATGCACGCCGAGGACGCTTTCACAGCTTGGATGAACGGCCGGAAAGCGGGCGAAGGATTCGGGTTCCGACGCTTCGAAAGCACCGACATCGCGCCCCTGCTGAAACCGGGGAAGAACGTCCTGCTCGTAGAGGCGACGAACGGCGGCAGTGCACCAAGCCCGGCCGGCCTCATCGGGCGAATCGCCATCCGCTACTCGGACGGGACAGGTACGGACATCGTCACAGATGGAAAGTGGCTCAGCGCGACGGCAACCCTCGCAGAAAGCCAAGGCGTCCCGAAAGCCGGGACGCGCTGGGTCCCGGCCAAGGATGTCGGTCCCCTGGGCATGGCGCCCTGGAGGGGGCTCGTCCCCACCTTCGCCGAGCCCGACATATTCGCGGAGGAAGAGATCGTCGCCGCGGTGATGAACAAGCTCGGCCTGCCGCCCGACTTCGATTTCCAGGCCGCGAGCGGCGTCCGCAGCCTGCGCTATATCCATCGGACGACACCCGAAGCCGATATCTACTTTGTGGCCAACAAGCTCCCCCAGCCGGAAAAGGCCCTGCTTGCGTTCCGGGTCAAGGGCCGACGGCCCGAGCTGTGGCATCCGGATACTGGGCGGATCGAACGGCCTGCCGTCTACGAAGAGGCGGACGGCCTCATGCGCCTGCCGGTCTGTTTCGAGCCGTCCGGTTCGGTGTTCGTCGTCTTCCCCAAGGGCGCCAAGCCGGCCAAAGAGCGGCTCCGCTCCGCGACCCTGGACGGCAAGGCGCTCTTTTCCACAGCCTGGCGCACTCCGACGGCGGCGCTCGAAGGCGGGGCTCCGAAGCTCGTCGAAAGCCCCGGGATCGAGCTGACCATAAATAAAAACGGCGGCCTCGAGATCCAGTCCGAAAAGGACGGAACGCTCGTCCTCGAACGCGCCAACGGTCGGACCGAGACGGTGGAAGTGCGTGGAGCGGCCGCGGCCATTGATTTGGCCGGCCCCTGGAACGTCCGTTTCGCCCCCGGCGGCGGCGCGCCCGATTCGGCCGTCTTCGAGACGCTCGTCTCCTGGAGTGCGCATCCGGACAAGCGAATCGCGTATTACTCCGGCGAGGCGACTTATGCGAAAACCTTCGCCTTGACCGCGGACGAGATCGGCGGCGACAAACGGCTTGCGATCGACCTGGGCGACGTCCAGGTCATGGCCGAAGTGAAGCTCAACGAGAAGAATCTGGGGATTCTCTGGAAGCCGCCCTATCGCGTCGATATTTCGGCCGCCGTGCTGCCAGGATCCAACAAGCTGGAGATCAAAGTCGCCAATCTTCTCATCAACCGGCAGATCGGCGACGAATTCCTGCCCGAGGACAGCGACCGCAACCCCGACGGCACGGTGAAGGCCTGGCCGAAATGGCTGCTCGAGGGCAAGCCCAGCCCGACCGGGAGATTCACGTTCTCGTCCTGGCGGCTTTGGGGCAAAAAAGACGCGCTTCGGCCGTCCGGCCTGATCGGCCCGGTCCGGCTGATCACGGCTACAGTGAAGACGACAAGGGAGAAATAAGATGCCGACAAGCCTGAAAATGATCGTCCGCCGCCGCGCGGTTCTGGCGGCCGCGGTCCTGATGACCGTGTTGGGGGCGGGAGGCGCCGCCCTTCGCGCCTCCGCGCCGATCCCCGCGGGCCAAGCCCGCCTAACCATTCTCTATGACAACACGACCGCCCGGGAAGGCGTCCAGTCGGACTGGGGCTTCGCCTGCCTGATCGAGGGCCTGCGCAAAACGATCCTCTTCGATACCGGGACCAAGCCCGAAATCCTTCTGGCCAATTGCAAGGCGCTCGCTATCGATCTTAATAAGGTGGACGCCATCGTTATCTCCCACCCCCACGCCGATCATATGGGAGGCCTTCTAGCGGTGCTCGAAAAGCACTCGGCCGTGACACTTTATATCCCCGCCGCGCTCGCCCTCATCTCCGAATCGGCCGCCCGATCGGCCGGTATTCCCACTCTGGCCAAGCTCGCCTTCCTCGGGACGAAAATCATCCAGGTGGACAAGCCCGTCGAGATCTGCCCGGGAGCCCGTCTGACCAGCCAGATCGTCGGCGCCAACCTGATCCCCGAGATCGGCCTGCTCCTTGAGACCAAAGCCGGGGGGATGCTCATCACGGGCTGCGCCCACCCCGGGATCGTCGATATCGTCCGTAAAGCGGCCGCTTGGCGCGGCAAGCCGATCGAGGCGGTCGTCGGCGGGTTCCATCTCATGCAAACATCCGAGGCGGACGTTAAAAAGATCATCGCGGATATGAAGGCCGCGGGTGTGGTTCGCTGCGGCGCCACCCACTGCACGGGCGCCGCGGCGATCGCCCTCTTCCGAACCGCCTTCGGGGCGGAGTTCATCCCCCTGGGCGTCGGCCGGGTGATCGAATTCTAACGGCTTCCGGGATAAACCCGCTCGATACCCCGGGCTCGGCTTCCGCCCCGGCGGTTCGACGACGGGGTTGCAGTCCTCCGCCGCGAACGTATCAATCCCGCGGAAAAGGCAGCGGCGGGCTCTTGAGCTCGACCCCATCCCAGCAGTATGTGCACATCGTGTGTTTGGGCTTGCCGATCGCCTCGACCAGGTCGTCCAGGTGCTGGTACTTCAGCGTAGTCAGGTTGAGCCGCTGGCGGATCCTCTCCTCCATGGCCGCATAGGCCGAAGTCGATGGATCGGCGTAGGGTTCGAAAGCCGCCGGCGTCTCGCCCTCGATCTCCCGGATCGCCCGGCGGGCAGCCAGGTCCATTTCCGACCGCGAGACCGAGAAGTTGAGGAACTTGCAGCCATAGACAAGCGGCGGACAGGCCGGGCGCATGTGGATCTCGCGGGCCCCGAAATCATAGAGCCGCTGGATGACATCCTTGAGCTGGGTGCCGCGGACAATGGAGTCCTCGCAGAAGAGAAAGCTCTTGCCCTGGATGAGCTCCCGGATGGGGACGAGCTTCATCCGAGCCACCAGGTCCCGGACGTCCTGATTCTGGGGCATGAAGGAACGGGCCCAGGTCGGTGTGTACTTGACGAACGGCCGCCGGAACGGCAGCTTGGCCTCGGCCGCGAAGCCGATCCCGTGTCCGACGCCGGAATCGGGGATGCCGGCCACGAAATCGACCTCGGCCGGGTGGCGCCGGGCCAGGGCGGCCCCGCAGCGATTGCGGGCCCATTCCACGTTGATCCCCTCATAGGTCGACGCGGGATAGCCGTAATAGACCCACAGAAAGGCGCAGATCTGGTTGACCGGCCCCGCCTCGCGGCGCGTCTCGGCGCCGTCCGAGGTGACGAAGACGATCTCGCCCGGCCCCAGGTCCCGGACGTATTCAAAGCCGAGGTTGGGGAAGGCGCAGGTCTCCTGGGTCGCCGCCCAGACGCCGTCCTTGCGGCCGATGATGACCGGTGTCCGGCCGTAGCGATCACGGGCGGCATAGAACCCGTCCTTGGTCAGGAGCAGGAGCGAACACGAGCCTTCGACGGCGTCCTGCAGGGCGGCGATGCCTTCCTCGAAGGTGTCCCCCTGGTCGATCAGGGCGGCAGCCAGCTCGGTGGGGTTGATCCCGCCCTGGCTCATCTCGGCGAAATGCAGGCGCCGGCTGCGAAGCGCCGTGGCGACCAGCGCATCGGCGTTTTTGATGACGCCGACCGTGACAAGAGCGTATTCGCCCAGATGCGACTTGATGAGCAAGGGCTGGTCGTCGGTGTCGCTGATGACGCCGATGCCCCGGTCGGCCCGCAAGCGCGGGATCTCGGGGTCGAACTTGGTCCTGAACTGGGCGTTCTCGATGTTATGGATGGCCCGGGCGAAGCCGTCGGGCCTGACCACGGCCACTCCGCCCCGCTTGGTGCCCAGATGCGAATGATAATCGATCCCGTAGTAGAGATCGGCGATGACATCCTGCTTGCCGATGGCCCCGAAGAAGCCTCCCATGGATCCTCCTCCTTACGCCGAAACGAATCAGTCCAGCGTCTTGATCCGCAGGGCGCGGAACTCCACCCGCGAGCCGTGGCCGCAGAATGAGATGCGGCCGCTCGCCCTCTTCAGTCCGGGATGGTCCCGGCCGTCGATCGTCTGCGGCGCGGAAGCCTTATCGATGTCGGCGTCGACGATGATCGCCCCGTTCAGCCTCACCGTGACCCGCTTGCCTTGGACCCGGATCTCCTCGCTGTTCCACTCCCCCACCGGCTTTTGGAAGCCGCGCTTCGAAGGGACCACGCCGTAGATCGACCCGTGATATTGATAGGGTTTGAGGCTTTTATAGACCTCGGCCCCGTCGTCCAGGACCTGAATCTCCATTCCGACATAGGCGGCGTCGCCCTCGGGCGGGGTGTGAATGCCGATGCCGTTGTTGGCGCCCGGCGTCAGCTTGAACTCGAACCGGAAGACGAAGTCGGAGTAATCCTTCTCGGTGTAGAGATTGCCGCCGCTCTCCGGCTTGACGGCGATGACGCCGTCCTCGACGCCATAGCCTTTGGTGTCGCCAGTCCAGCCCGCGAGGTCGCGGCCATTGAACAAGGAGACGAAGCCGGCCGCCTGCTCTTCGGCCGGAGTCTCGCCCACGGCCGGAGGCAGCTCGGGCAAGCCCGAGGCTCCGGGGACGATCCGCCGGATAAAGACGTTCTTGAAATAGAGCGGCGTCGAATGCGCTTGAAGCTCGATCTGGCCCAAGGGATAGATGGGCTTCTCGCGCTCCCAGTAGTTCTCCATGACCGTGTCGTTGACGACGAGGACGCCGTTTAGATGGACGGTCACCTTGTCCCCGATCATCCGAATGTAGAACGTGTTCCACTCGCCGATCGGCCGGTCGGCCTTGACCAGCGGGTTCTTGGGATTCTTCTGATTGTTGTAGAGCCCGCCCGAGCCCTCCGGCCACTGGGCCGGATCCCAGATCTGGACCTGGGGCGAGCCGCGCAGATAGATGCCGCTGTCGCCCTTGGACTCGATCTTCCAGTCCACGAACATCTCGAAGTCGCCGAGGTCGGCGGCCGTGCACAGGCTGTGGCCCTGGCCGTCGAAGGCCAGCGCCCCGTCGACGACCTTCCAGTGGGCCCGCATCAGGGCGTCGGCTTCGGCTTGGGCCTTGGCCAGCTCTTCGGGCGTCATCTTGGCCCGGGCGGGCGGGTCGGCCACCAAGCCCTTCCAGCCCGAGAGGTCCTTGCCGTTGAAGGAGGCTTCGAAGCCCGCCCCGAGCAGGAGATCCCAGGCATATTTCTCGGCCTGTTCGCGATCATAAGCGTTGTCGATATAGGGCAGGGCGGCGCGAAGAGCCTGCGCCGCATCGAAACCCGTCAGGCCGGGAAGGCCGGGCGCGGGCATGACGAGCCTGACAATGGCCGCGGCCGCCTTGGCCTCCACGGCCGGAACGCCAAGGAAGGAAGCGGCCTTCTTCAGCGCTTCGCCGTTGCGCAGCCCGCCGAGCCCCGCCACCAGCACGCCCTTCTCATCGTCTTGGACGGCCAGGGCGAAGGCCTTCTGCCAGAGCCCCAGCCGATCGGACGACGCTGACGGATCGCCCAAGAGGCGCGCGATCCCCTGGATCGCCAGGTAGCGCGTCTTGCGGTCCTTCGACTCGGCCAGCTTGAAGAGCTCGGGCAAGGCCGAAGCGTCGGGCCAGCTCGAAAGGACGGACAGCGCGGCAGCCTGAGCCGCGGGGACCTTGCCCTTGATCTCGGCCGCGACGGCTTGCAAGGCCCTTGTTCCCCCGATGCGGGACAGCGGACGGATGAAGTTGGCCCGCTTGCCGTCCTTGGCCTTCTTCAGCCCCGCCAGAACGGCGTCCGCCCGACGTTCGGGCTCGGTCCCACGATTGCATGCGGCCACCAGCGCGTTCTGCACAGGAACGATATCTTTGGGCGATTCGGCTTTTATAAGCAGATTGATCAAAGCCGGTATC is a window from the Candidatus Aminicenantes bacterium genome containing:
- a CDS encoding MBL fold metallo-hydrolase, translated to MPTSLKMIVRRRAVLAAAVLMTVLGAGGAALRASAPIPAGQARLTILYDNTTAREGVQSDWGFACLIEGLRKTILFDTGTKPEILLANCKALAIDLNKVDAIVISHPHADHMGGLLAVLEKHSAVTLYIPAALALISESAARSAGIPTLAKLAFLGTKIIQVDKPVEICPGARLTSQIVGANLIPEIGLLLETKAGGMLITGCAHPGIVDIVRKAAAWRGKPIEAVVGGFHLMQTSEADVKKIIADMKAAGVVRCGATHCTGAAAIALFRTAFGAEFIPLGVGRVIEF
- a CDS encoding amidophosphoribosyltransferase, which translates into the protein MGGFFGAIGKQDVIADLYYGIDYHSHLGTKRGGVAVVRPDGFARAIHNIENAQFRTKFDPEIPRLRADRGIGVISDTDDQPLLIKSHLGEYALVTVGVIKNADALVATALRSRRLHFAEMSQGGINPTELAAALIDQGDTFEEGIAALQDAVEGSCSLLLLTKDGFYAARDRYGRTPVIIGRKDGVWAATQETCAFPNLGFEYVRDLGPGEIVFVTSDGAETRREAGPVNQICAFLWVYYGYPASTYEGINVEWARNRCGAALARRHPAEVDFVAGIPDSGVGHGIGFAAEAKLPFRRPFVKYTPTWARSFMPQNQDVRDLVARMKLVPIRELIQGKSFLFCEDSIVRGTQLKDVIQRLYDFGAREIHMRPACPPLVYGCKFLNFSVSRSEMDLAARRAIREIEGETPAAFEPYADPSTSAYAAMEERIRQRLNLTTLKYQHLDDLVEAIGKPKHTMCTYCWDGVELKSPPLPFPRD
- a CDS encoding DUF1080 domain-containing protein: MTSPNLIFRKTLRVLFSGILIAALSAAFVPVVKAQDTGLTARVTAVLAKFPSPSGAVRDKASAELLALGEPGLLEACRRLSSIGVDDDSLARYALHGAAVYAARAGAEPERAAFSAALVQALAVHPSADAKAFILSQLQLAGRDEAVPAIAACLADPVLVDPSARALATIGGVQAEKALLDALANPAGPAPLPLIQALGFLKSRPAVPVLLSRIAAADPAQRKAILAALAEIGDPAAKPALEAIPVTLSSRERLAAAELYLRYAERLFDNGRRDLGLEIYRAVIAGFTGDGESQVRSNALDRLASAIGDEASPDLLAAAGAPDPFFRAKALALAETRPNFSVRSWAERASALPTVAQADIVRMLGRRGDKDAEAFIKARLGSDEKALRLAAIEAYSRLRGAAAADEILPFFATNDEDQALAVKNAARSWPTAVVMADLAAASAAFPPAAQKAVLEIFAERQLIAAGPAVLKMAASPDPGVREAAMAALEQTAGPAEIPALINLLIKAESPKDIVPVQNALVAACNRGTEPERRADAVLAGLKKAKDGKRANFIRPLSRIGGTRALQAVAAEIKGKVPAAQAAALSVLSSWPDASALPELFKLAESKDRKTRYLAIQGIARLLGDPSASSDRLGLWQKAFALAVQDDEKGVLVAGLGGLRNGEALKKAASFLGVPAVEAKAAAAIVRLVMPAPGLPGLTGFDAAQALRAALPYIDNAYDREQAEKYAWDLLLGAGFEASFNGKDLSGWKGLVADPPARAKMTPEELAKAQAEADALMRAHWKVVDGALAFDGQGHSLCTAADLGDFEMFVDWKIESKGDSGIYLRGSPQVQIWDPAQWPEGSGGLYNNQKNPKNPLVKADRPIGEWNTFYIRMIGDKVTVHLNGVLVVNDTVMENYWEREKPIYPLGQIELQAHSTPLYFKNVFIRRIVPGASGLPELPPAVGETPAEEQAAGFVSLFNGRDLAGWTGDTKGYGVEDGVIAVKPESGGNLYTEKDYSDFVFRFEFKLTPGANNGIGIHTPPEGDAAYVGMEIQVLDDGAEVYKSLKPYQYHGSIYGVVPSKRGFQKPVGEWNSEEIRVQGKRVTVRLNGAIIVDADIDKASAPQTIDGRDHPGLKRASGRISFCGHGSRVEFRALRIKTLD